Proteins co-encoded in one Malus sylvestris chromosome 7, drMalSylv7.2, whole genome shotgun sequence genomic window:
- the LOC126629464 gene encoding 3-ketoacyl-CoA synthase 19-like, producing MGILMATCLLALFYGFSCLCKLLLRRRDQACYLLAYECHMPPDDMKLSADSCVKIVSRNRNLGLEEFRFLLKTITHSGIGQETYCARNIIQGREETATREDELAEMDGIIFDALDKLFARATSISRSQIDILVVNVSMFSPAPSLSSRIVNRYKMRDDIKSFNLSGMGCSASLIAIDVVQNLFKSHKNANAIVVSTESLAPHWYCGVEKSMMLTNCLFRSGGCAMLLTNNRSLKHQAKLKLNHLVRMHTGSNDEAYNCCIQTEDESGNRGFRLTKYLVKAATKGFTKNLQVLAPKILPLREILRYLVASRLNNIRTSITIQKPKADGGLGLNLKTGIEHFCIHPGGRAIIDGIGKSLGLSDFDVEPSRMALHRFGNTSGAGFWYALGYMEAKKRLKKGNRILMSGFGAGFKCNNIVWEVMKDLDDVNVWKDCIDSYPRDLNKVNPFMEKYGWIHDDYIGFVRFDMSLLVIE from the coding sequence atggggATCTTGATGGCAACGTGTTTGCTGGCTCTTTTCTATGGTTTCTCCTGCCTCTGCAAGTTACTTCTCAGAAGGAGAGACCAGGCATGCTATCTGCTGGCCTACGAGTGCCACATGCCACCAGACGACATGAAGCTCAGCGCTGATTCATGCGTGAAAATCGTCTCGCGGAACAGGAATCTGGGACTGGAAGAATTCAGGTTTCTCTTGAAAACTATTACCCATTCGGGCATTGGCCAGGAAACTTACTGCGCAAGAAACATCATCCAAGGCCGAGAAGAAACTGCAACCCGAGAAGATGAACTTGCGGAGATGGATGGCATCATCTTTGACGCACTGGACAAGCTTTTCGCACGGGCTACCTCAATTTCTCGGTCGCAAATCGACATTCTTGTCGTCAATGTGTCGATGTTCTCCCCTGCACCGTCCCTATCTTCACGTATAGTGAATCGTTACAAGATGAGGGACGACATCAAGAGCTTCAACCTCTCGGGAATGGGCTGCAGTGCGAGCCTCATTGCCATTGACGTTGTACAAAACTTGTTCAAGTCACACAAGAATGCGAATGCCATCGTTGTAAGCACAGAATCGTTGGCTCCTCATTGGTATTGCGGCGTAGAAAAATCCATGATGCTCACAAACTGTCTCTTCCGCTCGGGAGGGTGCGCGATGCTGCTCACGAACAACCGAAGCCTAAAGCACCAAGCCAAACTGAAATTAAATCATTTGGTACGAATGCACACCGGCTCAAACGACGAAGCATATAACTGTTGCATACAGACAGAAGATGAGAGTGGAAATCGAGGTTTCCGCCTTACCAAATACCTAGTAAAAGCAGCAACTAAGGGTTTTACAAAGAACCTCCAAGTTCTAGCACCAAAAATACTTCCACTAAGAGAAATACTTAGGTATCTGGTGGCCTCTAGGCTTAACAATATTAGAACTAGTATTACAATCCAAAAGCCAAAAGCAGATGGGGGACTAGGGTTGAATCTCAAGACAGGAATAGAGCACTTCTGTATTCACCCTGGTGGAAGAGCAATCATAGATGGGATTGGGAAGAGCTTAGGGCTAAGTGATTTTGACGTTGAGCCGTCAAGAATGGCGCTTCACCGGTTCGGAAACACATCGGGGGCCGGATTTTGGTACGCTTTGGGATACATGGAGGCAAAGAAGAGGCTTAAGAAGGGGAACAGGATTCTGATGAGTGGATTTGGAGCTGGTTTTAAGTGCAACAATATTGTGTGGGAAGTGATGAAGGACTTGGATGATGTCAATGTGTGGAAAGACTGCATAGATAGTTACCCTAGGGATCTAAACAAAGTCAATCCGTTCATGGAGAAGTATGGCTGGATACATGATGATTATATAGGCTTTGTTAGGTTTGACATGTCCCTATTAGTTATTGAGTAA